A DNA window from Castanea sativa cultivar Marrone di Chiusa Pesio chromosome 7, ASM4071231v1 contains the following coding sequences:
- the LOC142644395 gene encoding uncharacterized protein LOC142644395: protein MAPGRLTCSRGEASIPVVQSTVQSTETPPEADPPIQSSSSAEVQTTGALTSTTGSASRNTRGTTRGIAVRALVEKNGKLPIRIAAEYDAPVGKNACKLVNQIGLQVRSNLSSYNVKNWKNVDAATRDVVLQNIAVNLH, encoded by the exons ATGGCACCAGGACGACTTACATGCTCACGAGGTGAGGCATCTATCCCTGTGGTTCAATCTACGGTCCAATCTACGGAAACACCTCCTGAAGCAGATCCTCCCATCCAAAGTTCTTCTAGTGCGGAGGTGCAGACTACTGGCGCATTAACTAGCACAACTG GATCTGCTAGCAGAAATACCCGTGGAACAACACGTGGTATAGCAGTACGGgcacttgttgaaaaaaatggTAAGTTGCCAATACGTATAGCTGCAGAATATGATGCTCCTGTTGGGAAGAATGCGTGCAAGCTTGTCAATCAAATTGGTTTACAAGTGCGAAGTAATTTGTCTAGTTACAacgtgaaaaattggaaaaatgttgatgctgctactagagatgtggtgcttcaaaatatcgcggtaaatttacattga
- the LOC142644396 gene encoding uncharacterized protein LOC142644396 produces the protein MRHPADSEEWKEFDLQHPDFALEPRNVRLGLATDGFNPFGNMNNNYSMWPVILIPYNLPPWLVMKEPYFMLSLLIPSPYQPGNEIDTYLKPLVDELKELWEEGVEIYDAYSKEHFQMRATLLWTIHDYPGFGNVSGWRTKGYHSCYACNDEPYSEALESKIGFINHRAYLPMEHRWRHSRLHNDLSEKRKRSLELQVGKIQEQLDRMPNIILGKHPSTKKRQLIGEPNWSKNISESIYGTLLGIEGRNKDTDKARIDLQNMNFRHTLHLKQRPDGSYDKPRAFFSLSPNERDGFYDFLKSVKYPDGYAANISRSMNAKNGRLSGLKSHDCHVLLQRILPIGLRGFAHKDISIVLFELGSFFQDLCSRTLKRSELEKLEERIVLILCKFERFFPPAFFDVMVHLAVHLPREAILGGPVQYRWMYQIERYLGKLKRYVSNQARPEGLIAEAYILKECINNWSLYIDGIETVHNRRERNEDFGEFSEGLIVFSQSARPTGGRRNDVNLSRALLDTAHWYLLYNSPELEPYLKYVISYMNRLKVNESPEATKELWSLANGPKPHVKEYTVCMVNGVKFHTRDLDNRRVTQNSGVCTEGDHEGEMHDFYGHVCKIWELEYVVRHKVVLFQCEWYNTGTNGRRRTIRTDAHCTSIDVTSRWYENDPFILPSQARQVFYLQDTKLGELWKIVQSIQHRGVFDVPEVGGGESNDNTEDSDAFQQEAIVDVVSINVEDNIIDYYMGDVETEVVLEGGTSRDANQNEEHDIPDVDLDMDYDM, from the exons ATGAGGCATCCGGCTGATAGTGAGGAGTGGAAGGAGTTTGATTTGCAACATCCTGATTTTGCCCTCGAACCTCGCAATGTAAGGTTGGGGTTGGCTACAGATGGATTTAACCCTTTTGGGAATATGAACAACAACTATAGTATGTGGCCTGTCATACTTATCCCCTATAATCTACCTCCTTGGCTGGTTATGAAGGAGCCATATTTTATGTTGTCCTTGCTTATTCCTAGTCCCTATCAACCAGGAAATGAGATTGATACTTACTTGAAACCATTGGTTGACGAGTTGAAGGAGTTGTGGGAAGAAGGTGTAGAAATTTATGATGCTTATAGTAAAGAGCATTTTCAAATGCGTGCAACGTTGTTGTGGACAATACATGATTATCCTGGATTTGGTAACGTGTCTGGGTGGAGGACAAAGGGTTATCATTCTTGTTACGCTTGCAACGATGAACCATATTCAGAAGctttggaaagtaaaattggaTTCATTAACCATCGAGCTTATTTGCCTATGGAACATCGTTGGAGACATAGTCGGTTGCATAATGATTTATCGGAGAAACGGAAGAGATCTTTAGAGTTACAAGTGGGAAAGATACAAGAGCAATTAGATAGAatgccaaatataattttaggaaagcATCCAAGTACTAAGAAGAGACAACTCATTGGGGAGCCAAATTGGTCAAAG AACATTAGTGAGAGTATTTACGGAACTTTGTTAGGCATTGAGGGGAGAAACAAGGATACTGACAAGGCACGGATAGACttgcaaaatatgaactttaggCACACGTTGCATTTGAAACAACGTCCTGATGGATCATATGACAAGCCTCGAGCTTTTTTTTCATTAAGCCCAAATGAAAGGGATGGTTTCTATGACTTTTTGAAATCAGTCAAGTATCCAGATGGCTATGCAGCCAACATATCAAGGTCAATGAATGcaaaaaatggtagattatCTGGTTTGAAAAGCCACGACTGTCATGTGCTACTACAACGAATTCTTCCAATTGGGTTGCGAGGGTTTGCACATAAAGATATTAGTATTGTATTGTTTGAGTTGGGCAGCTTCTTTCAAGACTTATGCTCAAGGACCCTAAAGAGGAGTGAATTGGAGAAACTAGAAGAACGTATAGTTCTTATACTATGCAAGTTTGAGAGGTTCTTTCCTCCAGCATTCTTTGATGTTATGGTCCACCTTGCTGTTCACTTGCCTCGAGAAGCAATTCTAGGAGGCCCGGTACAATATCGGTGGATGTACCAAATTGAAAG GTaccttggaaaattgaaaagatacgTTTCGAATCAAGCTCGACCAGAAGGTTTGATTGCAGAGGCTTACATTCTCAAAGAATGTATTAACAACTGGTCTTTGTATATTGATGGGATCGAAACTGTGCATAatcgaagagaaagaaatgaagattttggtgaATTTAGTGAaggattgatagttttttcacaGAGTGCCCGACCTACAGGTGGTAGGCGGAATGATGTCAACTTGTCTCGTGCATTGCTTGATACTGCTCATTGGTACTTATTGTACAATAGTCCTGAGCTAGAGCCTtatttaaagtatgtgatttcaTAT ATGAATAGATTGAAGGTTAACGAGTCACCAGAAGCTACTAAAGAGTTATGGTCATTAGCAAATGGTCCTAAGCCGCATGTGAAGGAGTACACAGTTTGTATGGTCAATGGTGTAAAATTCCATACAAGGGACCTAGACAATCGTCGTGTAACCCAAAATAGTGGTGTATGTACCGAAGGGGACCATGAGGGAGAAATGCACGACTTCTATGGTCATGTGtgcaaaatttgggaattggaGTATGTGGTTCgccataaagttgttttgttccAGTGTGAATGGTACAATACTGGTACCAATGGTCGAAGGAGAACGATAAGAACCGATGCACACTGCACAAGCATTGATGTTACAAGTCGGTGGTATGAAAAtgacccttttatacttcctagtCAAGCGAGACAAGTTTTTTACCTTCAAGATACCAAATTGGGTGAACTTTGGAAAATTGTGCAATCCATCCAACATAGGGGAGTGTTTGATGTCCCGGAAGTCGGGGGTGGAGAATCCAATGATAATACAGAAGATAGTGACGCATTTCAACAAGAAGCGATTGTTGATGTTGTCTCTATCAATGTTGAGGACAATATTATTGACTATTATAtgggtgatgttgaaactgaggTTGTTCTTGAAGGTGGAACTTCAAGAGATGCTAATCAAAATGAAGAGCATGACATACCTGATGTTGATCTTGATATGGATTATGATATGTAG
- the LOC142642968 gene encoding coatomer subunit gamma yields the protein MAQPLVKKDDDRDDEAEYSPFLGIEKGAVLQEARVFNDPQLDPRRCSQVITKLLYLLNQGESFTKVEATEVFFAVTKLFQSRDIGLRRMVYLMIKELSPSADEVIIVTSSLMKDMNSKTDMYRANAIRVLCRITDGTLLTQIERYLKQAIVDKNPVVASAALVSGIHLLQTNPEIVKRWSNEVQEAVQSRAALVQFHALALLHQIRQNDRLAVSKLVTSLTRGTVRSPLAQCLLIRYTSQVIRESGSTQTGDRPFYDFLEGCLRHKAEMVIFEAARAITELNGVTSRELTPAITVLQLFLSSSKPVLRFAAVRTLNKVAMTHPMAVTNCNIDMESLISDQNRSIATLAITTLLKTGNESSVDRLMKQITNFMSDIADEFKIVVVEAIRSLCLKFPLKYRSLMNFLSNILREEGGFEYKKAIVDSIVILIRDIPDAKESGLLHLCEFIEDCEFTYLSTQILHFLGIEGPKTSDPSKYIRYIYNRVHLENATVRASAVSTLAKFGALVDSLKPRIFVLLRRCLFDSDDEVRDRATLYINTLGGDGSVVETDKDVKDFLFGSLDLPLVNLETSLKTYEPSEEPFDINSVPKEIKSQPLAEKKAPGKKPTGLGAPPAAPLSTVDAYEKLLSSIPEFANFGKLFKSSAPVELTEAETEYSVNAVKHIFDSNVVFQYNCTNTIPDQLLENVTVIVDSSEAEEFAEVLSKAIRSLPYDTPGQTFVAFEKPEGVPAVGKFSNMLKFIGKEVDPTTGETEDDGVEDEYQLEDLEVVAADYMLKVGVSNFRNAWESMGDDFERVDEYGLGPRESLAEAVNAVINLLGMQPCEGTEAVPNNSRSHTCLLSGVYIGNVRVLARISFGVDGPKDVAMKLAVRSEDEGVSDAIHEIVASG from the exons atggctCAGCCACTAGTGAAGAAAGACGATGATCGTGATGACGAAG CGGAGTACTCTCCGTTTCTTGGGATCGAGAAGGGTGCTGTGTTACAAGAAGCTAGGGTTTTCAATGACCCTCAGCTAGATCCTAGGAGATGCTCTCAG GTTATTACAAAGCTTTTGTACCTATTGAATCAGGGAGAGTCGTTCACAAAG GTCGAAGCAACAGAAGTTTTCTTTGCTGTGACTAAACTTTTCCAGTCAAGAGATATAGGGTTAAGGAGAATGGTGTATTTGATGATAAAGGAGCTCTCTCCTTCTGCAGATGAG GTTATTATTGTGACAAGCTCCCTCATGAAGGACATGAATAGCAAGACTGACATGTACCGGGCAAATGCTATTCGTGTGCTTTGTCGGATAACGGATGGAACCCTTCTGACCCAGATTGAGCGTTACTTGAAACAAGCAATTGTTGACAAGAATCCAGTTGTTGCAAGTGCAGCCCTAGTTAGTGGTATTCATTTGCTCcag ACAAACCCGGAGATTGTGAAGAGGTGGAGTAATGAGGTTCAGGAAGCTGTTCAATCAAGGGCAGCCCTTGTACAGTTTCATGCGCTGGCTTTGCTGCATCAG ATAAGGCAGAATGATCGACTGGCTGTAAGCAAGTTGGTTACCAGCTTGACAAGAGGAACTGTTCGCTCTCCTTTGGCCCAATGCCTCTTAATTCGTTATACTAGTCAG GTTATCCGTGAGTCAGGCAGCACACAAACAGGGGACCGTCCTTTTTATGATTTTCTTGAGGGTTGCCTGCGCCACAAGGCTGAAATGGTGATTTTTGAGGCTGCCAGAGCAATCACAGAGCTCAATGGTGTCACAAGTAGAGAATTAACTCCAGCAATTACTGTTCTTCAACTCTTTTTAAGCTCTTCCAAGCCAGTGTTGAGATTTGCTGCTGTCCGCACTTTGAACAAG GTGGCAATGACACATCCAATGGCTGTCACCAACTGCAACATTGATATGGAGAGTTTGATTTCTGATCAGAACAGAAGCATTGCCACTCTTGCCATCACCACACTTTTGAAGACAGGAAATGAATCAAGTGTGGACCGCCTCATGaagcaaataacaaattttatgtcaGATATTGCCGATGAGTTCAAAATTGTTGTAGTTGAAGCCATAAGATCGTTGTGTTTGAAGTTTCCATTGAAGTACAGATCTCT gaTGAACTTCCTAAGCAATATCCTCAGAGAGGAAGGAGGATTTGAGTACAAAAAGGCAATCGTAGATTCAATTGTGATCCTCATAAGAGATATTCCTGATGCAAAAGAGAGTGGGTTGCTTCATCTCTGCGAGTTCATTGAAGATTGTGAATTTACCTATCTTTCCACACAG ATTCTCCATTTTCTGGGGATTGAAGGGCCAAAAACTTCAGATCCCAGCAAATATATACGGTACATTTACAATCGAGTACATCTTGAAAATGCAACAGTTCGGGCCAGTGCTGTGAGCACATTGGCAAAGTTTGGTGCTCTAGTTGATTCATTGAAG CCCCGCATATTTGTTCTGTTGAGACGATGCCTATTTGACAGTGATGACGAG GTTCGTGATAGAGCAACACTTTATATAAATACCCTTGGAGGTGATGGTTCAGTTGTTGAAACTGACAAAGATGTTAAGGACTTCCTCTTTGGGTCACTGGATCTCCCACTGGTCAATTTGGAGACAAGTTTGAAAACTTAT GAGCCTTCAGAAGAACCTTTTGACATTAACTCTGTACCTAAGGAGATCAAGTCTCAACCACTAGCAGAGAAGAAAGCTCCAGGTAAAAAGCCTACTGGATTGGGTGCTCCACCAGCTGCACCTTTATCCACTGTGGATGCTTATGAAAAGCTGCTCTCCTCTATTCCTGAGTTTGCAAACTTTGGGAAGCTTTTTAAG TCTTCTGCACCCGTTGAGCTGACTGAAGCAGAAACGGAATACTCTGTGAATGCCGTGAAGCATATCTTTGATAGCAATGTGGTGTTCCAATACAACTGCACAAATACTATTCCTGATCAACTATTAGAAAAT GTGACTGTCATCGTGGATTCTTCGGAAGCAGAGGAATTTGCTGAAGTTTTATCCAAGGCTATTAGATCTCTTCCATATGATACACCTGGACAGACCTTCGTGGCATTTGAGAAGCCAGAGGGAGTCCCAGCCGTGggcaaattttcaaatatgttaAAATTCATTGGTAAAGAG GTTGATCCAACCACTGGTGAGACAGAGGATGATGGTGTTGAAGATGAATACCAGCTAGAGGACCTGGAGGTTGTAGCAGCTGATTACATGTTGAAAGTTGGGGTCTCCAATTTCAGAAATGCATGGGAAAGCATGGGTGATGACTTTGAGCGGGTAGATGAATATGGCCTTGGCCCAAGGGAGAGCTTGGCTGAAGCTGTAAATGCTGTGATCAACCTTCTTGGCATGCAGCCCTGTGAG